The following is a genomic window from Planctomycetia bacterium.
CCGATGGGCGGCGGTGCTTTTGTCGGGGATGGCGTTCGGGCTGTTTCACGTTCCTCTTTACCATGCGATCCCTGCGCTGGCGGTGTTCGGCATCTTGCTCGGGTATCTCTACGTTCGCACGGGATCGCTGACGCTGGTGATTTTTGTTCACGGTATTTTTAATGGTAAGACCCTCCTTTGGGTGGCGCTGGGGGCGACGCCGTAGCGGCTCGAAATCCAAGGTGACACATGGCGATGTCGGGGGTTGCTGGTCAGCCGTCGCCAAACGGCAAGCCGCTTCGTTGGTCGCGCGCAAGTCGAGCAAAATCGAAGGTGACATAAGGTGACACAGCCGAATTTTCTCGATTGCAACTCTTGTGGCGGGCGTGTGTTGGGGCGATGCGCTTTTTGGGTGGTTTTTTGTGAAGAACGGCAAAGTGAAGCAGGACCAGTGTATGCCCGAACAGGCGCGGAAAACCTCGGGAAAGTTCGTTTGTAAGTCTTTGAAAAACGAGTCGGGAAAGTGAAACATAGGGGACGAGGATCCGAGGGTTGGGTTGACGTGCGCTTTGTTCATCGCGTGCATCTTTGTTGAGCGTTTGGGCGTTGGGGCTCTATTTGTGAATACTTGCTCCAAGTGCGCGCGGAAATGGGAAATGAGGCAGTGTTGGTGGGTGGAGAGAAGCCGCCGGCTTTTGGCCCGGGGGCGATATGCGAGGATGTTTGCGATTGGGGCGGGGATGTTTAGAATCCGCGCAGCGGCCGCATTGGCGCGGCGAGAGATCGAGACTGATACATCATCGAGGCCAGAACCATGAAGCGATCCGCCCTGCCGGCCTGCCTCCTCTTGTTCGCCGTTGTCACTTTCGCGACGGCTGCCGATCCGCCGGAGACATTTCAGGAGCGGCTGGAGTACGACGCCGAAAGCGGGGAGTGGATTGAGACGGCTGCGCCGATTCCCGGCACGGAGGAAGGCGACCTGGCACTGGCGCGATCTCTTGTGGCGCGGGAGGAATTCAAGGCTGCGCGGAAGGCGATGGCGGCGTGGTTCAAGACGTGGCCGGAGTCGGCTCACTGGCCGGAGGCGCTTTTTTATGCGGCGGAGAATGAGGTGTCGGCGGAGGATGCGAAGCCGAAGTCGGGCGATTTGATCAAGGCTTATGGATGGCTGGAGGAATTGCTGGACGGGTGGCCGGGGACGGAGTTGTCTGACCGGGCGATCCGGAAGGAACTGATCATCGCGGAGATGCTGCTTTTCAAGGAGCGGAAGCAGAAGGTGTGGAAGGGCGTGCTGTGGCTTTCGGGCGAGGAGGAGGCGCTGACGATGCTCGACCGGATCATTGACGATCGGGCGCGCGACACGCCGGTGGCGGAGCAGGCACTTAGGCTGAAGGCGGACTATCACTATGTGAACGGCGACTTTGAGGAGGCGGAGGAGGCGTATGCGAGATTGATGCGCGACTTTGCGCGGGGGCGGTATTCGAAGTTTGCGCTGCTGCGGGCGGGCGAGTCTGCCCTGGCGCGGTTTCCTGGGGTGGATTTTGACGATGCGGATCTTCTGGAGGCGGAGGTCTATCTGAAGGACTACCGGCAGAAGTATCCGGAGGAGGCGGGCGAATATATGGTGCCGCAGCTTCTTTCGCGGATTGAGGAGAGCCGGGCGGAGAAAGACTTTCGCGTCGCGCAGTATTATCGACGGGTGGGTCAGATTGACGCGGCGGTCTATTACTATCGAATGATCGAGCGGGACTGGTCGGCGACGACGTGGGGCGGACTGGCGCATCAGCAGTTGATCGAATTGGGGGCGATCGAGCCGGAGGTTTCTGCTGACGCAGTTTCAGTGGTTGACGAGGCGCCGGCGGCGGAGTCGCAGGACGACTAGAGCGCGAAGGTGCGGCGAGCATTCTGCCATCAGGCCACGGCAGTCATGAGAGACAGCGCAGCAGCCAAATGAGATCAAACCAATCGCTTGGACGATGGGCGGTCGTCGCGCTGGCCGCGGTGGGCTGCTATATCTGCGTGACGCTCGTGAACATGAGCGTGGGAGATTCGACGACGGGGGCGTCGGGACTGGGGGCTTCGCTTTGCACACCGAGCGAGGCGGTGAACTGCGACTATGTGCTGGCCAGTAAGTGGGCGAAGATCGGGCCGGCGCCGGTGGCGGCGCTGGGGGTGATGTACTTTGCGGTCATTGGGGCGTGGTTTGTTGCGGTCGGGATTCCCAACATGGCGGGTCGGCGGTGGCACGGCGTGCCGGCGGGATTGTGCGCGGCCGGACTGATCGGCTCGGCTTTTTTTGTTTATGTGATGGCGGCGAGGCTGCCGGTCTGGTGCACGTGGTGCGTGGCGGCGCATGGGGTGAACCTTGTTGTCGCGATGATCGTTTTTCTGACTTGGCCGCGAAGGCGGGCGACGGAAGAGACGTCGCCGGCTTATCCATCGATGGGCAGGGCGCTGGGCACGATCATCGGATGCGGCGGCGCGATGGTGATTATCTTTTTGGCTGTGTTCGCGTATCAGCTTCAGATTGCCACGCGGCGGATGCAGTTGGAACTGATGGCGGCGACTAATAACGCGGCGTATGTCTCGTGGAAGCTGGGGGCGCAGGCGCCGCGGGCGATGCGGATTCGGCAGGGGGCGGCGTCGATTGGGCCGGAAGGCGCGGCGCACACGCTGGTGGCGTTCACGGATTTTGAGTGCCGGCACTGCGCGTGGTTTCACGATTATGCGGATCGGCTGGGGCAGCTTTTTCCGAAGGAGCTGCGGATTGTCTTTTTGCATGCGCCGATGTGCCGGGCGTGTAATCCGTCGGTGACGAAGACGTTTCACTACTTTGCGTGCGAGGCTGCGCGTGCGGCGGAGGCGGCGCAGCTTTCGACGACGGCGGAGAAGGCGAAGGCGTACCGGACGCTGTTGTATCGAAGCGCGGACGACTTTGCCTCGCGGCCTTATGCGGCGCTGGCGCGGACG
Proteins encoded in this region:
- the bamD gene encoding outer membrane protein assembly factor BamD — translated: MKRSALPACLLLFAVVTFATAADPPETFQERLEYDAESGEWIETAAPIPGTEEGDLALARSLVAREEFKAARKAMAAWFKTWPESAHWPEALFYAAENEVSAEDAKPKSGDLIKAYGWLEELLDGWPGTELSDRAIRKELIIAEMLLFKERKQKVWKGVLWLSGEEEALTMLDRIIDDRARDTPVAEQALRLKADYHYVNGDFEEAEEAYARLMRDFARGRYSKFALLRAGESALARFPGVDFDDADLLEAEVYLKDYRQKYPEEAGEYMVPQLLSRIEESRAEKDFRVAQYYRRVGQIDAAVYYYRMIERDWSATTWGGLAHQQLIELGAIEPEVSADAVSVVDEAPAAESQDD
- a CDS encoding thioredoxin domain-containing protein, with product MRSNQSLGRWAVVALAAVGCYICVTLVNMSVGDSTTGASGLGASLCTPSEAVNCDYVLASKWAKIGPAPVAALGVMYFAVIGAWFVAVGIPNMAGRRWHGVPAGLCAAGLIGSAFFVYVMAARLPVWCTWCVAAHGVNLVVAMIVFLTWPRRRATEETSPAYPSMGRALGTIIGCGGAMVIIFLAVFAYQLQIATRRMQLELMAATNNAAYVSWKLGAQAPRAMRIRQGAASIGPEGAAHTLVAFTDFECRHCAWFHDYADRLGQLFPKELRIVFLHAPMCRACNPSVTKTFHYFACEAARAAEAAQLSTTAEKAKAYRTLLYRSADDFASRPYAALARTAGIDAGEFQKMFESEASEAGVKADVALANELGVEGTPSIWLDGRKLPTWHILSDEPNPKISVAKTDAMWGELLRADAARRGAAQETGD